A region of Stigmatopora nigra isolate UIUO_SnigA chromosome 6, RoL_Snig_1.1, whole genome shotgun sequence DNA encodes the following proteins:
- the lrpap1 gene encoding alpha-2-macroglobulin receptor-associated protein, which translates to MKELYLIVVISVGVMAGKYSRDMNEAKNANGGDDGETVEFRISKLNQVWNKALRMQLSPVKQAELHSDLKIQEKAELQWKKWKVEGLDENGEKEAQIRRNFNVILAKYGMDGKRDTRPLENNSLKDHDVKDGDIFEDPKLDKLWNKAKNSGKFSEDELLSLKREFQHHKDKIHEYNILMETVSRTEEIHKNVISPLEGDGKEQEVKENHTALKQKMRDLNQGFDRLRKISHEGFNEDSEFREPRVIDLWEAAKRANLSKDELDSLKEELHHFETKVEKHHHYQEQLELSHQKLQHVENLGDKQHIQKNKEKYNNLAEKTREMGYKMKKHMQDLHNKISGQGLGHNEL; encoded by the exons atgaaagaattgTATTTAATAGTAGTGATTTCTGTTGGTGTGATGGCCGGGAAATACTCTCGGGACATGAACGAGGCTAAAAACGCCAATGGTGGTGATGATGGAGAGACGGTCGAGTTCAGGATCTCCAAATTGAACCAGGTTTGGAACAAAGCACTGCGG ATGCAGTTGTCCCCTGTGAAACAAGCTGAATTGCACAGTGACCTGAAAATCCAGGAGAAAGCTGAGCTACAATGGAAGAAATGGAAGGTCGAAGGCTTGGatgaaaatggagaaaaagaGGCTCAGATCCGACGTAACTTCAATG TGATTCTGGCCAAGTACGGAATGGACGGCAAAAGAGACACAAGACCTCTGGAGAACAACTCTCTGAAAGACCATGATGTCAAAGATGGTGACATTTTTGAAGATCCTAAACTGGACAAACTATGGAACAAG GCAAAAAACTCCGGAAAGTTTTCGGAGGATGAACTTTTAAGCTTGAAGAGAGAATTCCAGCACCACAAGGACAAGATCCACGAGTACAACATCCTCATGGAAACTGTCAGCAGAACTGAGG AGATCCACAAGAATGTAATCTCCCCCCTGGAGGGCGACGGCAAAGAGCAGGAGGTGAAAGAAAACCACACGGCGCTCAAGCAGAAGATGAGAGACCTCAACCAAGGCTTCGATCGCCTCCGAAAAATCAGCCACGAGGGCTTCAACGAGGACAGCG AATTCCGGGAGCCTCGGGTGATCGATCTGTGGGAAGCTGCCAAGAGAGCCAACCTCAGCAAAGATGAGCTGGACTCTCTCAAG GAGGAGCTGCATCACTTTGAAACCAAGGTGGAGAAGCACCACCATTACCAGGAGCAGCTGGAACTGTCTCACCAGAAACTGCAACATGTGGAGAAtttaggagacaaacaacacaTACAGAAGAACAAGGAGAAGTATAACAACCTGGCGGAAAAGACCAGAGAGATGGGCTACAAG atgaAGAAACACATGCAGGATTTACACAACAAGATATCTGGTCAGGGTTTGGGCCACAATGAGCTTTGA